The DNA sequence ATCTCGGAGAACGAGGTCGTCGGCGTCTATTCGAACTTCCTCGGCGTGTGGCACACACCACACGAGTTCACGCTCGACTTCGCGGTCACGCAGCCCGCGATGCCGGGTACCGACGAGGACGGGAACGCGGTGACGCGGGTTCCGTGCCAGGTTGTCGCACGCGTGCGGGTTCCACCGACCGTCCTGTTCGATTTCCTGCGGACGATCAACGAGAACCTCTCGAACTACGAGTCGAGCTTCGGTTCGATCCAGCGGCCGGACACGGGCGGCATCGTCTACCCGCCCGACGAGTAGTTCGCCGCCCGCGGACCGGCGATGCGCTCGTCGCCGCGTCGACGGGTGATGCCTTCGGAATCGAGCCGCGTCGCGATCGGCACGACAAACTTGCGAGTCGAGCCGAGCAGATCGCGCACATCGGACAGCTTGAGCGCCGGCCGCGTG is a window from the Acidimicrobiia bacterium genome containing:
- a CDS encoding DUF3467 domain-containing protein, with product MSSEPQVRFEMSISENEVVGVYSNFLGVWHTPHEFTLDFAVTQPAMPGTDEDGNAVTRVPCQVVARVRVPPTVLFDFLRTINENLSNYESSFGSIQRPDTGGIVYPPDE